The Papilio machaon chromosome 2, ilPapMach1.1, whole genome shotgun sequence genome segment aaatcttacgaaaagctgtcacgacactttttgctatagtaaccatggcaacgacgtgacaatatataacgaaaattcatagaaataaaatgtacttcttgtgaagacttaagttttttattcatagaataaacattggttccttcactaattaatcgaaaggaacttcgttccatccgggtgtcccttgacacctctcaagtttttttttattccgcgcggagtaaCTGGCGACATAGTTTTtctatgtaacaaaaataaatggaCTTTCATGCGGATGACGCCGCACGAGAACAGCTAgttgtcataataaaatacattgtaacAACCATAAAcacaacaatttaattaatcgtAGATGTTTTGTTTACAGAGAAATCCATAGATGGAGctgtttagtaaaattaaactatataatatactaaaataaaatattcttttaattaccACTCTAATATtcttataatacatatttaacttGGTTTAGAAATACCTATAGCAGATTGCCTGAAAGCTTGTTaccaaacatattaaatattgtcattttttttatgatcaataatttttatttaatttttttgtataaataagtgTGTCAAAGGTCAAGGTcaagtattttaatgaatggTATGCGAACAGTACATAGCTCAACAAGTGTGGTAACATTTATAATGAGAAATAACATATACAAGGGAAGATAGATCGGTGACGTAGTTGTTATTCGCTTGACCAAATTGGACTGAAATCTTTAGGTTTGATCCCCGTCATGTTCTAATgtattttcgaatttcatatttacacaaaTCCGATGTTTTTACGGTAAAGGGAAATGTCGTGATGCAACCATAtgcaaagatatgtgtaaagtccaTACCAGAATCGATATACCATCCCGCTCTCGACTAGCGTGTTTGACTAAGGCCTAAACACCCTTAACTAaagtaggctccgagctcctcggTGGGGACACATAGTGGACGTGTGGAACAGCTACCTTCATGTTAAAGTCCCATCAAtttcggtccagccgttccggagataacccAGAACAAACACGAACTTGCGGGCAGACGGACAAAATTTTTGCgaattggtttttcgttatcaacTACGCGTAGGAAATaacgaaatgtttttaaattgatgttaCCTATTTAGATTCAGTTCATTACTTAACATAAGTTCATAACTTATAATGTAACCTAGCTATTGTTCACCGTCAATCAAGGCTGAAGTTGTTAAGAGCATAGTAATTATGCAAATGTTGAATACGTTTCCTGAAACGTAAATCTTGAATGTATCAATATTGTAGCTGTCTATGATGAACggtttttcaatatttttatatataataatggtattttagtttttttttaatcgcatgggcagcagtcgcttcgctattaaGGCGAATTAAAGTGACcctatgatataaaaaattaagatcgAAGGTGTATTTTACCGAATACCTTAAGCTTCATAGGGGTATAAGAGCGTTTTGAAAATTGGAACAAAAACAAGTTCAAACAAATAAGCGCCATCTACATTCAATTAACAGACTTTTAACATTTTGGGCGTCTGCGCcatgttattttctttttaaatgaatctAATAGATGTCACTATTTTGTATacgaaattttttttcatgaatttcAGTAcgaatgtatatattttttatcactcgtttttaaattatataatcatAATAAGTAGTGTTTGATATTATATCAATGcgcaaatttgaaataaaatcttgaTTAGACAGATTCAGGTGGGCCAAGCCTGGTTTGGGCTCTATGTAGCTAATAACTCCTTTCGTTACCTCTATTCCCATGGTCCTCGCGCCACCTTTGCTGTTTCGAAATAAGCACCAATTTTCTATTGTgatatacttaatttaaaatgttattaatatggTCACCCCTTTTCCTTCATATATAGTTGGcaaattgtcaaaaaaattcaataacctaacttcaatttataaaaccaTAAATCTCACCCGACTCTGGCTCTGAAGTAAAAAATAGCGCTATCTAATATCTGCATTTGTAaacaaagattataaatgtaatttttctaatataaacCAAATAAACTGCAATGaactctttttattttagaatacacTTGGAAACggaaaaattattaagcaatttaaaaagataatggCAAATGACATTTTGAGAGTCAGTGGCGCAGTAAATTTATCCGAAGAAATTAATAgatatgtgtaaaataaatgtgggacagcgtggttgattatggcctagtcacccgtAAGTTGGGTAGACTCTGAGCCCCTTGGTAGGGACGTATAATAAGCTGAAGACAAGCGAGATTTGAAATCGTAATTTCactaatttagatttttattatttacgccCATTGTTTGTGGTTTCTGCTGATCTAATATACCCATATACTCCAGGGAAGAAGACGAATCGAAAGACACCTCATAATCGGTTCGGAAAAACTGCGACATTACCATAGATACGACAAAATGGAGTAAGATAGGCGGTCACCCACATACTGAATCATATGACGTAAAGATATCAAAGTGTCTGAGGTCAAaactcaattattatttttttgcagattgtaatgtaattttttttcaagagttttgttattttttgtttaaaaaaaaaatagcaaacatatatataaatacaaactgTCTGTTGTTTTATCATTCAATAGTGAGTATCGATTCGGAACTGTACAATCGAAGTACACTTTATACAACAATGATTTACACAGTTCTCCTTTTCACGGTACTTTGTGTCCTAGGCGCAAATGCTTCACCGGtaagtgaataaaaaactaattgatAATGCTGATAATATTTTCGGAATGAAAAGGTGATAGAAGGGAAAGATCTTTTTCTGTTAaggtcatcatcatcatcgacCTAGGGTCAGTACAATATGTACGTCCAtgcatctctatcagccgtcgtTCACACatccatttatattttttcggtCTTCCTCTACTTTTATATCCATACAGATTTAATCTCATTTCTCTATTAATATGTGATCATCATCTTTCCCAATAATATTTCCATGCCACAGCTTAGGTGACTgacataaatcaaatttaacataattagtacaaaaattacttacaataATGTACtagaaagtatattttttctttttcgtttGATTCTTTTATTTCCTACTGAACCAGAATTCAAGCAGAATTAGGTCACCTTCGTAAAAAAgctgaattttaaaaatatattttgcaggCTCCTCTCAAGTTGCCGACGCAAATTGCTGAAAAAGTGAAACTTGTAGGAAGTCAATGCATTAAGGAAACCGGAGCTCCGGCTGACGCCCTCACAAACACTATGTCTTGGAATCTATCTGAAAACGAAACCAATGAAAAGTTTCTATTTTGTCTGTGCAAaggaaacaatttaataaacgaCGAAGGTTACTTTGATTATGAAAAAACTGTGAAAATTTTCGCAAACAGTGACAAAAAAGATGATACCGCAAAAGCTTTAACAGAATGTAATGCGCTAAAagcaaaagataaatatgaaactgTGTACAAGATAACGGATTGTTTCTTTGGAAAAGTACCTATAACTTTGTCGTTGTAAAATAACTTTCCTCAATGAAAATGTTGAGTTTCGTATTCAAATTTTGTTGTGAcggaaaataaatgttttaaaactatgttgttattttgttattatggAATACTAAACAAATATCCTAGCTTTTGTTTGCAGTCCAATTAAATCTGTGAGTTAAATTG includes the following:
- the LOC106714407 gene encoding uncharacterized protein LOC106714407, coding for MIYTVLLFTVLCVLGANASPAPLKLPTQIAEKVKLVGSQCIKETGAPADALTNTMSWNLSENETNEKFLFCLCKGNNLINDEGYFDYEKTVKIFANSDKKDDTAKALTECNALKAKDKYETVYKITDCFFGKVPITLSL